Sequence from the Spirochaetae bacterium HGW-Spirochaetae-1 genome:
AACGAAGATAAATGCACGGGCTGCCGCCGCTGCACCGAGGTGTGCCCCCACGCTGTTTTTGTCATGGAGGATAAAAAGGCCCGCCTCACCGACGCCGATGCCTGCATGGAATGCGGGGCCTGCGCTATAAACTGCGCATTCGGGGCCATCACCGTTTCGGCCGGCGTGGGATGCGCCGCGGCCATCATCCACAGCATGATCTACGGCGGAGAACCCACCTGCGACTGTTCCGGGCCGGGACAGAGCTGCTGTTGATTTCAGATATATAGAAAAAGCGATTGCATTAATACCGAGAATGTATAAAATATATCCGGAAATTTAATTTCTCACACAGTCATCGGAATTCAGGATACCATTATGAAAAAAATCGAACCTGTTGTAAAGAAATGCTCATTTGATGAGGATGATGACAAAAAGGACCTGCAGTACTGGCTCAGAAGGTCGACGGAAGAAAGGATCGAAGCAATGAGTCATCTGCGGGAACATCATTTTATGGTAATGGGCCTTGCAGAGCCGCCGAGAATTGAAAAGATTGTTACAAAACGGCCATAACCATGCATGATGATTTTCTGGAATTCATATCGCTCCTGTCAAAAAACAATGCAGACTTTGTCATTGTCGGGGCCCATGCCCTGGGATTTCACGGCATACCGCGCTACACCGGAGACATCGACCTGCTGATATATCCATCGAGAGAAAACGCGCAAAAAGTTCTGACAACCGTAAGGGACTTTTTTGGATCAGATCTGGGACTGACGGAAAAAGACCTTTCCGATAATGATACTATCCAGTTTGGCAGGCCGCCCGTAAGAATCGACGTTCTGAAAAAAATTACGGGAGTGACTATTGATGAGATATGGAGCACCAGGGTGAAAGGCACCTTCGG
This genomic interval carries:
- a CDS encoding ferredoxin produces the protein MKYLKNVTTLKYNEDKCTGCRRCTEVCPHAVFVMEDKKARLTDADACMECGACAINCAFGAITVSAGVGCAAAIIHSMIYGGEPTCDCSGPGQSCC